In a single window of the Bacillus clarus genome:
- a CDS encoding GNAT family N-acetyltransferase, with translation MMKIYETERLHLREIDESYAEQVLQYYDRNREFLKAWEEYRPDDFFTLDYQKKRLQKDRKEFAEGKIIRLWIFKKGNDTKVIGCISFNLIVRGIYQSCVLGYKLDKEELNKGYTTEALRKAIQVAFEEFHLHRIEAPIMPRNLASIQVVTKIGFQYEGVSRKMLMVNGIWEDHMRWVLLNE, from the coding sequence ATGATGAAAATATACGAAACAGAACGTTTGCACTTGAGAGAAATTGATGAGTCGTATGCAGAACAAGTTCTTCAATATTACGACAGAAATCGTGAATTTTTAAAAGCTTGGGAAGAGTATAGACCTGATGACTTTTTTACATTAGATTATCAAAAGAAACGGCTACAAAAAGATAGAAAAGAGTTTGCAGAAGGTAAAATTATTCGGTTATGGATTTTTAAAAAGGGCAACGACACGAAAGTTATTGGCTGTATTTCATTCAATTTAATTGTGCGTGGAATTTATCAATCTTGTGTACTTGGCTATAAATTAGATAAAGAAGAATTAAATAAAGGTTATACGACAGAAGCTCTTAGAAAAGCCATACAAGTTGCTTTTGAAGAATTTCATTTGCATCGTATAGAAGCACCGATTATGCCGCGTAATTTAGCATCTATACAAGTTGTAACGAAGATAGGCTTTCAATATGAGGGTGTGTCTCGCAAAATGTTAATGGTAAATGGGATTTGGGAAGATCATATGCGCTGGGTGTTATTAAATGAGTAA
- the prli42 gene encoding stressosome-associated protein Prli42 translates to MHKKAQKVMVYIMLISMLVTTLLAGASMFW, encoded by the coding sequence ATGCATAAAAAAGCTCAAAAAGTTATGGTTTATATAATGCTAATTTCTATGCTTGTAACAACATTACTTGCCGGCGCAAGTATGTTTTGGTAA
- a CDS encoding DUF3894 domain-containing protein — protein sequence MYLNPKISYMQFFMGFLFIITFILATFNICSYVVAIIFMALLNLTFVIGAFQQKQYTSFVMALVMFFSFSIVAILLYVK from the coding sequence ATGTATTTGAATCCGAAAATTTCTTATATGCAGTTCTTTATGGGTTTTCTATTTATTATTACTTTCATATTGGCAACTTTTAATATATGTTCTTATGTTGTAGCGATTATATTCATGGCATTACTTAATTTAACTTTCGTAATAGGGGCATTTCAGCAAAAACAGTACACAAGTTTTGTGATGGCTCTCGTAATGTTTTTTTCCTTCAGTATTGTAGCGATTTTATTATATGTGAAATAA
- a CDS encoding L,D-transpeptidase, with the protein MSYLLSLLLFFSLSPIWPLGDNPRAGDPFIIVNKQTNKLAYINDGKIQKVFPVATGKTNELTPEGTFDIVMKAEDPYYIAKDIPGGSPENPLGSRWMGFNARGTDGSKYGIHGTNQPSSIGKYISQGCIRMKKQDVEYLFDRIPIGTKVWIVKSKKTFQKLAKEKGAIAYEKVNWQVGFFFFISCLDMYT; encoded by the coding sequence ATGTCGTATCTTCTTTCTTTACTATTATTTTTCTCTCTTTCACCGATATGGCCTCTTGGTGATAATCCACGAGCTGGAGATCCATTCATTATTGTAAATAAACAGACAAATAAGCTTGCTTATATTAATGATGGAAAGATTCAAAAGGTTTTTCCCGTAGCGACAGGAAAAACAAATGAACTAACACCAGAGGGGACTTTTGATATTGTAATGAAAGCGGAGGATCCTTATTATATAGCGAAGGATATCCCTGGTGGATCGCCAGAAAATCCACTCGGGTCTAGATGGATGGGATTTAATGCGAGAGGTACTGATGGGAGTAAATATGGTATACATGGTACAAACCAACCAAGCTCAATCGGAAAATATATTTCACAAGGGTGTATAAGAATGAAGAAACAGGATGTGGAATATTTATTTGATCGTATTCCAATTGGAACAAAAGTATGGATTGTAAAATCTAAAAAAACATTCCAGAAATTAGCTAAGGAAAAAGGGGCTATTGCATATGAAAAGGTCAACTGGCAAGTTGGCTTTTTCTTTTTCATAAGTTGTCTTGACATGTATACATAA
- a CDS encoding aromatic acid exporter family protein codes for MFKIGYRTVKTALGTGVAVFIAQLLGLEFYSSAGILVILCVQNTKRKSLQVSLHRFLACLLSMVFSFCIFETIGYTPLAISLLLLAFIPTAVMCKIQEGIVTSSVIVMHLYSLKQITWPIIGNEVAILTIGISVALLVNMYMPSSEKKLKEYQEKIEGNFKTILFEMVVYLRNRDSNWSGAELIETEEILKEAKDVSFKKLENEFMREDDYYYRYFDMRMQQFEILERMIPLAASLSWTYEQADMIADVIENIRNSIRPESTGIISLRQLQEMREVFREMPLPETREEFEIRAKLVQLVYEMEQYLLIKSRFKGKDNIKELI; via the coding sequence ATGTTTAAAATTGGATACCGTACAGTGAAAACTGCACTCGGCACAGGTGTTGCAGTTTTCATTGCTCAATTATTAGGATTAGAATTTTATAGTTCTGCAGGAATTTTAGTTATTTTATGTGTACAAAACACGAAACGAAAGTCACTTCAAGTATCTTTACATCGTTTTTTAGCTTGCTTATTATCGATGGTGTTTTCATTTTGTATTTTTGAAACGATTGGTTATACACCACTAGCAATTAGTTTATTACTTCTTGCTTTTATTCCAACTGCGGTTATGTGTAAAATTCAAGAAGGAATTGTTACTAGTTCAGTTATTGTTATGCATTTATATTCGTTAAAGCAAATTACATGGCCGATTATCGGGAATGAAGTTGCTATTTTAACGATCGGGATTAGTGTTGCTTTATTAGTCAATATGTATATGCCGAGTAGCGAAAAGAAATTAAAAGAGTATCAAGAGAAAATAGAGGGGAATTTTAAAACAATTTTATTCGAGATGGTCGTTTATTTACGAAATCGAGATAGTAATTGGAGTGGAGCAGAGTTAATTGAAACAGAAGAAATATTAAAAGAGGCGAAAGATGTATCATTTAAGAAACTTGAGAATGAATTTATGAGGGAAGACGACTATTATTATCGATATTTTGATATGCGTATGCAACAATTTGAGATTTTGGAGCGAATGATCCCGCTAGCAGCTTCTTTATCTTGGACGTATGAACAAGCTGATATGATTGCAGATGTAATTGAGAATATAAGAAATTCGATTCGACCTGAAAGTACAGGGATTATTTCATTAAGACAGCTGCAAGAAATGCGAGAGGTGTTTAGGGAGATGCCACTACCAGAAACACGTGAAGAATTTGAAATACGTGCTAAACTCGTTCAACTTGTTTATGAAATGGAGCAATATTTACTCATTAAAAGTCGTTTTAAGGGAAAGGATAATATAAAAGAACTTATATAG
- a CDS encoding amino acid ABC transporter ATP-binding protein, translating into MIKIDNLHKSFGKNEVLKGITTTIEKGEVVAIIGPSGSGKSTFLRCMNVLETPTGGHVWIGNEEVTNPKTNIMHVRENVGMVFQHFHLFPHMTVLENITYAPINVKGVAKQEAEKKAGELLEKVGLLDKKAAYPNRLSGGQKQRVAIARALAMEPEVMLFDEPTSALDPEMVKEVLEVMKSLVTTGMTMAIVTHEMGFAKEVADRVLFLDGGKLVEDSNPEEFFTAPKSERAKEFLQKIL; encoded by the coding sequence GTGATTAAAATTGACAACCTTCATAAATCATTTGGGAAAAATGAAGTATTAAAAGGGATTACGACAACGATTGAAAAAGGCGAAGTTGTTGCAATTATTGGACCGTCGGGATCAGGAAAGTCAACATTTTTACGCTGTATGAATGTATTGGAAACACCAACAGGTGGTCATGTTTGGATTGGAAATGAAGAAGTAACGAATCCGAAAACAAACATCATGCATGTTCGCGAGAATGTTGGGATGGTATTTCAACATTTTCACTTATTCCCTCATATGACTGTATTAGAAAATATTACGTATGCTCCTATCAATGTAAAGGGAGTAGCGAAGCAAGAGGCTGAAAAGAAAGCTGGGGAACTTTTAGAAAAAGTAGGATTATTAGATAAGAAAGCCGCGTATCCGAACCGTCTTTCAGGAGGACAAAAGCAACGTGTAGCAATTGCGAGAGCGTTGGCGATGGAACCTGAAGTTATGCTATTTGATGAACCGACATCTGCGCTAGATCCAGAAATGGTGAAAGAAGTACTAGAAGTTATGAAATCGTTAGTTACGACAGGAATGACGATGGCTATCGTTACACATGAAATGGGGTTTGCAAAAGAAGTAGCTGATCGCGTACTCTTTTTAGATGGAGGAAAGCTTGTAGAGGATAGTAATCCAGAAGAGTTTTTCACAGCACCAAAAAGCGAACGTGCAAAAGAATTTTTACAAAAGATATTGTAA
- a CDS encoding amino acid ABC transporter permease, whose protein sequence is MNLDFSAITPSIPYILKGLEVTLKIVAVSALAGFILGTLLALCKIARIRVLNIAADIYTSIFRGTPLVLQLMIIYFGVPQMIGYDIPAFLAAVLAFSLNSGAYMSEVIRAGIQAVDKGQTEAAMALGIPYGKMMRNIILPQALKNILPALVNEFATLTKESAVVTVIGATDLMRRAYIVGGETFKYLEPLLFVGLVYYMLVIILTLVGKAIEGRMKKSD, encoded by the coding sequence ATGAATCTGGACTTTTCGGCAATTACGCCTTCTATACCATATATATTAAAAGGCCTAGAAGTTACCTTAAAAATTGTAGCTGTTTCGGCTTTAGCAGGATTTATATTAGGAACCCTATTAGCGCTTTGTAAAATTGCTAGAATACGAGTTTTAAATATTGCGGCAGATATTTATACATCAATATTTCGTGGTACACCGCTTGTTTTGCAATTAATGATCATTTATTTTGGCGTCCCGCAAATGATTGGTTATGATATACCAGCCTTTTTGGCAGCAGTACTTGCATTTAGTTTAAATTCAGGGGCATACATGTCAGAAGTAATTCGTGCAGGAATTCAAGCGGTTGATAAAGGACAAACAGAAGCAGCGATGGCTTTAGGTATTCCGTATGGAAAAATGATGAGAAATATTATTTTGCCTCAAGCTTTAAAAAATATCTTACCAGCACTTGTGAATGAATTTGCGACACTGACGAAAGAATCAGCTGTAGTAACCGTAATAGGAGCGACTGATTTAATGCGCCGTGCTTATATTGTAGGCGGTGAAACATTTAAATATCTTGAGCCATTACTTTTTGTTGGACTTGTTTATTATATGTTGGTAATTATTCTTACATTAGTTGGGAAGGCAATTGAAGGGAGAATGAAGAAAAGTGATTAA
- a CDS encoding transporter substrate-binding domain-containing protein, whose translation MKKLLSISFALILIVSMFSACSNGETKEANTNKKVLVMGTSADYKPYEYVEASKSDAIIGFDVDIAKYIGKELGYEVKVKDMDFGGLLASLSSGKVDFVMAGMTPTPDRKKNADFTDIYFVAKNMIVSKKDSNIKSLEDLKGKKVGVQTGSIQEEKAAEFKKQVDFKAEGRDRIPEIVQEIKAGRFDAAILEDTVAKNYLEKMKELQGIEIQEAPEEVGAAIALPKNSDKTEEFNKVIKKMQENGEMDKLVKKWFGSGK comes from the coding sequence ATGAAGAAATTATTATCAATTTCATTTGCACTTATTTTAATTGTAAGTATGTTCAGTGCTTGTAGTAACGGGGAAACAAAGGAAGCTAATACGAATAAGAAAGTACTTGTTATGGGGACTTCAGCAGACTATAAACCATATGAATACGTAGAAGCTTCAAAAAGTGATGCAATTATCGGCTTTGACGTTGATATTGCAAAATATATCGGAAAAGAACTTGGTTATGAAGTGAAAGTGAAGGATATGGATTTTGGAGGATTATTAGCATCTCTTAGCTCAGGAAAAGTTGATTTTGTTATGGCAGGTATGACACCAACTCCAGATCGTAAAAAAAATGCGGATTTCACAGATATTTATTTCGTTGCTAAAAATATGATCGTTTCAAAAAAGGATTCTAATATTAAATCATTAGAAGATTTAAAAGGTAAAAAAGTAGGGGTACAAACAGGGTCAATTCAAGAAGAAAAGGCAGCAGAATTTAAAAAACAAGTCGATTTTAAAGCTGAGGGACGTGATCGTATACCTGAAATCGTACAAGAGATTAAAGCTGGTCGTTTTGATGCTGCTATTTTAGAAGATACAGTTGCGAAAAATTATTTAGAAAAAATGAAAGAATTACAAGGAATTGAAATTCAAGAAGCTCCAGAAGAAGTAGGGGCAGCAATTGCTCTTCCGAAAAATAGTGATAAAACAGAAGAGTTTAATAAAGTAATTAAGAAGATGCAAGAAAATGGGGAAATGGATAAATTAGTGAAGAAATGGTTTGGCAGCGGGAAATAA
- a CDS encoding BrxA/BrxB family bacilliredoxin — MNDVVRQAREEIVSAGYTELTTPEAVDEAFKKNGTTLVMVNSVCGCAGGIARPAAAHSVHYDKRPNHLVTVFAGQDKEATARAREYFEGYPPSSPSFALLKDGKIVTMVERHEIEGHEPMQVIAKLQSYFEDNCEEL, encoded by the coding sequence ATGAATGATGTTGTTCGTCAAGCACGCGAAGAGATTGTTTCTGCTGGATATACAGAATTGACGACACCAGAAGCAGTTGATGAAGCGTTTAAGAAAAATGGTACAACACTTGTTATGGTAAACTCAGTATGTGGTTGTGCAGGTGGTATTGCTCGCCCAGCTGCTGCACATTCCGTACATTATGATAAACGTCCTAACCATCTTGTAACAGTATTTGCGGGCCAAGATAAAGAAGCAACGGCACGTGCACGTGAATATTTTGAAGGATATCCACCTTCTTCTCCATCATTCGCGTTATTAAAAGATGGAAAGATCGTAACGATGGTAGAACGCCATGAAATTGAAGGACATGAGCCAATGCAAGTAATTGCAAAGCTACAATCTTATTTCGAAGATAATTGCGAAGAGCTATAA
- a CDS encoding YjdF family protein, which produces MELTVYHDGRFFAGMITHKEKGKLYGARYIFGTEPSDEEVLIFVNGPMLAYFQHFARCGVEVREKQRPKNIKRVIREAAKEVSIKRFTKAQEAISLSYELHKQEKRVQSKEKREAEKQRKRFIKVQKAKQKHRGH; this is translated from the coding sequence ATGGAGTTGACAGTATATCATGATGGTCGATTTTTTGCAGGAATGATTACGCACAAAGAAAAAGGAAAGCTATATGGAGCAAGGTATATTTTTGGAACGGAACCATCAGATGAAGAAGTGCTTATATTTGTAAATGGTCCGATGCTAGCGTATTTTCAGCACTTTGCAAGATGTGGTGTAGAGGTTAGAGAAAAACAGCGTCCGAAAAATATAAAGCGTGTCATACGGGAAGCGGCAAAAGAAGTGAGTATAAAACGTTTTACAAAGGCACAAGAGGCAATTAGTTTATCTTATGAGTTGCATAAACAAGAAAAGCGAGTGCAATCTAAAGAGAAACGAGAAGCTGAAAAGCAAAGAAAACGTTTTATAAAAGTGCAAAAGGCAAAGCAAAAACATCGAGGTCACTAA
- a CDS encoding NUDIX hydrolase: protein MGYVEELRKIVGHRPLILVGAVVLVINEEGNVLLQQRTEPYGKWGLPGGLMELGESPEETACREVYEEAGIHVKNLRLINVFSGANYFIKLANGDEFQSVTTAYYTDEYEGNFSMNKEEAVQLKFFPVSELPDYIVGSHKKMIEDYVKIEKNKGSTI, encoded by the coding sequence ATGGGATATGTAGAAGAGTTACGAAAAATAGTTGGTCATCGCCCTTTAATTTTAGTTGGTGCTGTTGTACTCGTAATAAATGAAGAAGGTAATGTTTTATTACAACAACGAACGGAGCCATACGGAAAGTGGGGATTGCCTGGCGGGTTAATGGAGCTTGGAGAATCACCAGAAGAAACAGCTTGCCGTGAAGTATATGAAGAAGCCGGGATACATGTGAAAAATTTACGTTTAATCAATGTGTTTTCTGGAGCTAATTATTTTATAAAATTAGCAAATGGGGATGAATTTCAATCTGTAACAACAGCTTATTATACAGATGAGTATGAGGGGAATTTTTCGATGAATAAAGAAGAAGCTGTTCAGCTTAAATTTTTTCCAGTAAGCGAACTTCCTGATTATATTGTAGGTTCACATAAAAAAATGATTGAAGATTATGTGAAAATTGAAAAAAATAAAGGGAGTACGATATAA
- a CDS encoding DUF421 domain-containing protein, which translates to MHMYIFEGAKNLSTSEWIVRAIIAYIFLILVAKAMGQRSIAQLRFLDVVLVLLLGGNISNALSDEKVGLFGSMLTTFILVVLHIISSVLMLKWDRWRRFLEPAPIILIHNGAIDFSNLKKARITVEYLFSELRIQNVSDIETIKLALWEASGVISIFQYPEYETVSRLDLKVAGRKSPIAFILVKDGKIQKDVLALLGKTEDWVKGFLSKEAEVEAIKLATVDETYKINILLKK; encoded by the coding sequence ATGCATATGTATATTTTTGAAGGAGCAAAGAATCTTTCTACTAGTGAATGGATTGTTCGGGCGATTATAGCGTATATATTTTTAATTCTCGTTGCCAAAGCAATGGGACAAAGGTCTATTGCACAGCTCCGTTTTTTAGATGTTGTATTAGTGTTATTACTTGGAGGGAATATTTCTAACGCATTATCTGATGAGAAGGTTGGGTTATTTGGATCAATGCTTACAACGTTTATACTCGTTGTACTTCACATTATAAGCTCAGTTTTAATGTTGAAATGGGATAGATGGAGGCGCTTTTTAGAACCAGCACCTATTATTCTTATACATAACGGTGCAATCGATTTTAGTAACTTGAAAAAAGCGAGAATTACAGTAGAATATTTATTTTCTGAACTCCGTATACAAAATGTTAGTGATATTGAAACGATTAAACTAGCTTTATGGGAAGCGAGTGGAGTCATTTCTATCTTTCAGTATCCAGAATACGAAACTGTTTCTCGGCTTGATTTGAAAGTAGCGGGGAGGAAATCGCCGATTGCTTTTATTTTAGTTAAGGACGGGAAAATTCAAAAGGATGTACTGGCTTTATTAGGAAAAACAGAAGATTGGGTAAAAGGATTTTTATCGAAGGAGGCAGAGGTCGAAGCAATCAAATTAGCGACAGTAGATGAAACATATAAAATAAATATTTTGTTAAAAAAATGA
- a CDS encoding FtsW/RodA/SpoVE family cell cycle protein, with translation MKRSTEFLKSLDVKLILILCVLCVTSITAIYSSQQTGQYGAENFAMKQGINYIIGVVLLLLVASIDLDQLQKLSWPLYIAGFVSIVILKILPVSSFTPEILGAKRWFRFPAIGAIQPSEFFKIALLMLVASLAVKHNAKYMVRTFQTDLILVGKIILVSIPPSLFVYSQPDTGMVFLYAAAIACILFMSGIQKKLIALCTVIPVTILSTLIFIYVKYPDIFFNKLVTLLKPHQQSRILGWLAPFEHTDQGYQTQQSILAVGSGGMDGKGFGYGNVYIPEKHTDFIFATIAEEGGFIVAALVVFMFLLLLYRTIIIGYSAENLFGTLLCAGVIGVLTLQIFQNIGMIVGLMPVKGIALPFLSYGGSSLFSNMMMMGLVLSVRKTYKKYMFSVK, from the coding sequence ATGAAAAGAAGTACCGAGTTCCTAAAGAGTTTAGATGTAAAATTAATTTTAATTTTGTGTGTACTATGTGTCACGAGCATAACTGCTATATATAGCAGTCAGCAAACGGGACAATATGGAGCGGAAAACTTTGCAATGAAACAAGGAATCAACTATATAATAGGTGTTGTATTGTTACTTCTTGTTGCAAGTATCGATTTAGATCAATTACAAAAGTTATCTTGGCCGCTGTATATTGCTGGATTTGTTTCTATTGTAATACTAAAGATACTACCAGTTTCGAGTTTTACACCTGAAATATTAGGTGCAAAAAGGTGGTTTAGGTTCCCAGCTATTGGAGCTATACAGCCATCAGAGTTTTTCAAAATTGCATTACTCATGTTAGTTGCAAGTTTAGCAGTGAAGCATAATGCAAAATATATGGTACGAACATTTCAAACGGATTTAATATTAGTAGGTAAAATTATTTTAGTTTCAATTCCGCCTTCCTTGTTCGTATATAGTCAACCAGATACAGGAATGGTTTTCTTATACGCAGCAGCAATTGCGTGTATTCTGTTTATGTCAGGAATTCAAAAGAAATTAATTGCTTTATGTACAGTCATTCCGGTGACTATATTATCTACGTTAATATTTATTTACGTAAAATATCCAGATATCTTTTTCAACAAGCTGGTTACTTTATTAAAACCTCACCAACAATCCCGTATTTTAGGTTGGTTAGCTCCATTTGAGCATACGGATCAAGGATATCAAACACAACAATCGATTTTAGCGGTTGGTAGCGGGGGAATGGATGGAAAAGGATTTGGCTACGGAAACGTCTATATTCCGGAGAAACATACTGACTTCATTTTTGCGACAATTGCTGAAGAAGGTGGATTTATAGTCGCAGCTTTAGTTGTGTTCATGTTCCTTTTACTTCTTTATCGAACAATTATAATTGGTTATTCAGCGGAAAATTTGTTTGGTACATTATTATGTGCAGGAGTTATTGGGGTTTTAACACTGCAAATTTTTCAAAATATCGGTATGATTGTTGGGTTAATGCCTGTAAAAGGTATTGCTCTACCATTTCTTTCGTACGGGGGGAGCTCCTTATTCTCAAATATGATGATGATGGGACTCGTTTTATCGGTGCGGAAAACGTATAAAAAGTACATGTTTTCAGTTAAGTAA
- a CDS encoding dihydrolipoamide acetyltransferase family protein encodes MAVENITMPQLGESVTEGTISKWLVNVGDHVNKYDPLAEVMTDKVNAEVPSSFTGIVKELIAGEGDTLAVGEVVCVIQVEGADEVAATAVEEKTKEEPKVEVAIPEKAQKVKQPTDGKPRFSPAVLKLAGEHNVDLDLVEGTGANGRITRKDILKLVESGNIPQVGVKKEEVTVPVQERQEAPKVAVAAAPKVEAAKPVSVPTVPGDIEIPVTGVRKAIAANMLRSKHEAPHAWMMIEVDVTNLVSYRNSIKGEFKKREGFNLTFFAFFVKAVAQALKEYPQINSMWAGDKIVQKKDINLSIAVATEDELFVPVIKQADEKTIKGIAREITELAGKVRTKSLKADEMQGGTFTINNTGSFGSVQSMGIINYPQAAILQVESIVKRPVIMDNGMFGARDMVNLCLSLDHRVLDGLICGKFLGRVKEILENVSENNTSVY; translated from the coding sequence ATGGCTGTAGAAAATATTACAATGCCTCAGCTCGGGGAGAGCGTTACAGAGGGCACAATTAGTAAATGGCTCGTTAATGTTGGCGATCACGTAAATAAGTATGATCCGCTTGCAGAAGTAATGACAGATAAGGTAAATGCTGAAGTACCGTCTTCTTTCACTGGTATTGTGAAAGAGTTAATAGCTGGTGAAGGTGATACGTTAGCTGTAGGTGAAGTAGTTTGTGTCATTCAAGTAGAAGGTGCAGACGAAGTAGCAGCAACAGCTGTAGAAGAGAAAACAAAAGAAGAACCAAAAGTAGAAGTAGCTATACCTGAAAAAGCACAGAAAGTGAAACAACCAACTGATGGGAAACCTCGTTTTTCACCAGCAGTTTTAAAACTTGCGGGCGAGCATAACGTTGATTTAGATTTAGTTGAAGGTACGGGAGCAAATGGCCGTATTACGCGTAAAGATATTTTGAAATTAGTGGAATCTGGAAATATTCCACAAGTAGGTGTGAAGAAAGAGGAAGTTACTGTTCCTGTACAAGAGCGCCAAGAAGCACCGAAGGTGGCTGTAGCAGCGGCACCGAAAGTAGAAGCTGCAAAACCAGTTTCCGTACCGACTGTGCCTGGAGATATCGAAATTCCGGTAACAGGTGTGCGTAAAGCAATCGCGGCGAATATGTTACGCAGTAAACACGAGGCACCTCACGCTTGGATGATGATTGAAGTAGATGTGACAAACCTTGTATCATATCGTAACTCAATTAAAGGTGAATTTAAAAAGCGTGAAGGTTTCAATTTAACATTCTTTGCTTTCTTCGTAAAAGCAGTTGCGCAGGCATTAAAAGAGTATCCACAAATTAACTCAATGTGGGCTGGCGATAAAATTGTTCAGAAGAAAGATATTAACCTTTCAATCGCTGTAGCAACAGAAGATGAACTATTTGTACCAGTTATTAAACAAGCGGACGAAAAAACAATTAAAGGTATCGCTCGTGAAATTACAGAACTTGCAGGAAAAGTACGTACGAAATCATTAAAAGCTGATGAAATGCAAGGCGGTACATTTACAATTAATAATACAGGATCATTTGGTTCTGTTCAGTCTATGGGTATTATTAATTACCCACAAGCTGCTATTTTACAAGTAGAATCAATTGTAAAACGTCCAGTTATTATGGATAATGGTATGTTTGGTGCACGCGACATGGTTAACTTATGTCTATCGCTTGACCACCGTGTACTTGATGGTTTAATTTGTGGTAAATTCTTAGGTCGCGTAAAAGAAATTTTAGAAAACGTATCAGAGAATAACACGTCTGTATATTAA
- the bfmBAB gene encoding 3-methyl-2-oxobutanoate dehydrogenase subunit beta codes for MAVMSYIDAITLAMREEMERDEKVFVLGEDVGKKGGVFKATHGLYDQFGEERALDTPLAESAIAGVAIGAAMYGMRPIAEMQFADFIMPAVNQIVSEAAKIRYRSNNDWTCPITVRAPFGGGVHGALYHSQSVEAMFANQPGLKIVIPSTPYDAKGLLKAAIRDEDPVLFFEHKRAYRLIKGEVPEDDYVLPIGKADVKREGDDITVITYGLCVHFALQAAEKLAQDGISAHILDLRTVYPLDKEAIIEAASKTGKVLLVTEDNKEGSIMSEVAAIIAENCLFDLDAPIARLAGPDVPAMPYAPTMEKFFMVNPDKVEKAMRELAEF; via the coding sequence ATGGCTGTAATGTCTTATATTGATGCTATTACATTAGCGATGCGCGAGGAAATGGAACGCGATGAGAAAGTATTCGTTTTAGGTGAAGATGTTGGTAAAAAAGGTGGCGTATTTAAAGCAACACACGGATTGTATGATCAATTTGGTGAAGAGCGTGCGCTAGATACACCACTTGCAGAATCTGCAATTGCTGGAGTAGCAATTGGTGCGGCAATGTATGGTATGCGTCCAATCGCTGAAATGCAGTTTGCTGATTTTATTATGCCAGCAGTAAATCAAATTGTTTCTGAGGCAGCAAAAATTCGTTATCGTTCTAATAATGATTGGACTTGTCCAATTACAGTGCGTGCACCATTTGGTGGCGGTGTTCACGGTGCATTGTATCATTCACAATCTGTAGAAGCGATGTTTGCAAACCAACCAGGTTTAAAAATTGTTATCCCTTCTACACCATATGATGCAAAAGGCTTATTAAAAGCTGCAATTCGTGATGAAGATCCAGTACTATTCTTTGAGCATAAGCGTGCATATCGCTTAATTAAAGGTGAAGTGCCAGAAGATGACTACGTATTACCAATCGGAAAAGCAGATGTAAAACGCGAAGGTGATGATATTACTGTTATCACTTACGGATTATGTGTTCACTTTGCTCTTCAAGCAGCTGAGAAGTTAGCACAAGATGGTATTTCTGCACACATTCTTGATTTACGTACTGTGTATCCGTTAGATAAAGAAGCAATCATTGAAGCTGCTTCTAAAACAGGTAAAGTTCTTCTTGTAACAGAAGATAATAAAGAAGGAAGCATTATGAGTGAAGTGGCAGCAATTATCGCTGAAAATTGTCTGTTTGATTTAGATGCACCAATTGCACGTCTTGCAGGCCCAGATGTTCCAGCAATGCCATATGCACCAACAATGGAAAAATTCTTTATGGTAAATCCAGATAAAGTTGAAAAAGCAATGCGTGAACTTGCGGAATTTTAA